The segment GAATTATGGAGGGGGTGTGAGGGcgcgtacgctccacccacattttttcCGCCCATCAGTTCGCCGtcattttcccattggagggacccgagattacgttattagaattaagatttttgacttttctttattgacttttcagttttaggttaagggggggggagggggaaggccacgaaggctacatgacattaattttatacattatacggcccgaggggtctctaagccccacgtagcttattatcttctttaaagggggggaaagtcgcgatcacggcggacgccactggcttttcaaaaccaaaaaccaacaacaacgagtcagcagcagccaaaacgagagaggaatacaccgaggaccgaaaaccaacggcatcgaagcagcaacggcgtgaatacaccgagaaagcagaaacccgaaaacaacgacgcagcagcggccaaagagagacgaggaatacgccgagaaccaaacccaacaaaaacgacgcagcagcggccaaagagagacgaggaaaacaccgggatccagcgagccgccggcatcgacgcggcagcggcagaagagaaacgccGAGAACAGCGAGCcgccggcatcgacgcagcaacggcagaggaGAAGCGCTGAAAAGATAAGATAACAGCATcaacgcagcaacggcagaagaggaCCGCTgagaacagcaatcaaatccagcaacgacgcgccagcagcggaaAAGAGAGGcgaaagtcaccggcgcagctatagacgccgaacgacggcgccggccctctgccgccgcggaaGATGACGACGCTAGCCGCTCACGCTGACGCTGGATCGGAGAGCCAGCAGAACGCCGGCTCTGAGCTGGGAAAACGTGGAAGGAAAAAAAGGGTTTTTTGGAagcagtcgtaggagtcggacgtgttcgcggaaaaattcgagtggcttggaaaaggtaaaaacacgtggcggcccggatccactccaacgctatcagtgacacggggaagatccggcatcgaTACCacacttacggagaggagatcctgcatctacgctgcacccacggggaagaggaggctttcgacgagtacaagcgtgggagttcaggggtaagctagtctctagacgtgtatacgggctgctgagcggtgcgataggtagggaaccaaAAGAATATAAAGTGAAGtgtaacgaatataacagaaacatagcccGACCACCAACAATCTGTACACTAcggaacctggaggcccggggcttcatcttctctgccctttctcccgcctcttgcccgagcctgcgtgcttccatccagtagttcgtagcccgacaggatcctgaggccgctgtccggcgattgcctaggcgttctcggtgacacctgtcggcgttccctccgcatgattccctcccgtagtttgtgaccccgcagggtcccgaggccgctatccgacgatcgtctaagcgccCCCGGTGACGcctgttggtgtctcgcctgatccccgtagttccctgggtcccgaaggggctgtccggcgattccctaagccctctcggcgatacctgccctgtatgataaagattttcgcagtaatgtttaACCCGACAGTGccccgtgagtgctatccggcgattgcctaagcgctctcggcgatacgcgtcggtattctcgtactcgtagtaattcttagttcggcggtgtcccgtaagtgctatccggcgattgcctaggcactctcggcgatgcttgcCGGTACCCccgaccctcgtagtaattcttagttcgacagcgtcccgtaagtgctatccggcgattgcctaggcaccctcggcgatgcttgttgatatccctgaccccccgtggtaattcttagttcgacagtgtcccgtaagtgctatccggcgattgcctaggcactctcggtgatgctcgtcgatatccctgaccctcgtagtaattcttaggccgacagggtcccgtaagtaccgtccggcgatagcctaggtaccctcggcgatacttgtcggtatttccgcatagcaaagttcccctttccgcgtcgtagtaattcttaggccgacagggtcccgtaagtaccgtccggggatagcctaggtactctcggcgatacttgccggtatttccgcatagcaaagtcccccttccgcgtcgtagtaattcttaggccgacagggtcccgtaagtaccgtccggcgatagcctaggtactctcggcgatacttgtcggtatttccgcatagcaaagttcccctttccgcgtcgtagtaattcttaggccgacagggtcccgtaagtaccgtccggcgatagcctaggtactctcggcgatacttgccggtatttgcgcatagcaaagtcccccttccgcgtcgtagtaattcttaggccgacagggtcccgtaagtaccgtccggcgatagcctaggtactctcggcgatacttgtcggtatttccgcatagcaaagttcccctttccgcgtcgttgTAATTCTTActccgacagggtcccgtaagtgccgtccggcgatagcctaggcactctcggcgatacttgccggtatttccgcatagcaaattTCCCCTtaccgcgtcgtagtaattcttaggccgacagggtcccgtaagtaccgtccggcgatagcctaggtactctcggcgatacttgtcggtatttccgcgtagcatagtccccctttccgcttcgtagtaactctcaggccggcggggtcccgtaagtactgtccggcgatagcctaggtactctcggcgacacctgtcggtattatcgcatagtaaagacctccgtattgattctgagttcggtggggtcctgaaggcgctattcggcgataaccggagtgctctcggtgaaaccaacggccccgtcccacgctacgatcgctcccgtccgcgggactgctgccccgtccctccatcgtcggtccgaaatacgtagtcccggcaaattataaatattactgtaatttcgaccctggaggaGACtaagatatgtaccccagcccaggatcgcttccttacagtATGAAAACAAAGGTAACAATAGTACGAATCTCTTACGATATGAGAAATCAGtatccagttccagttccagttccatgTTCTCCCAAATCGATAGACTAGATCAATGTCTATGTGGTTTTAGTTACTCCGTCCAATATCATACTAGTATAAGCCCAATAACTTAACACAAGTTTATTTAGATTATTTTAAAAGCGTTTTTATTTGAAAAATTGCAGAAAAACATGATATATAAGTAACATTACCACCAACAATATCTTTTTAAATCTTGTTATTCAATTTTTTTCGGCTATTAATTTGCATTATCCTCTTGGTTCGCACACACATTCGTATTTATCCAAACAGATTAAGATTATGCAGAACATTTTTCATTGTCATCAAAGTCCAACGTGTTCAGTACATTAACGTCCAGTTCGGGGTCCGCATACTCAAGAATGTTAAAGTCATCTCCTATTTCGGAGGTTAGCGATTTCAGtaaatcatcatcatcgcccTCCCCTAAGCCTCCCAAAAGATCACCGAATCCAACATTTTCTAATTCTACTACAGAAGCTGTGCCCTCCTGCGACTCGTTCATCTTCACATCTTGGTCTAAGCTCCTTCCATCCGTTGGCGGTGCTTTTCCGGTAACACTTAGCATCGGATTGTTCTGTGTTAGTGGGGTATTAGACATCATGCCGAGCCGCAGAACATCATTTTGTAAAAATAATTCAGAATTTGGTCCCATTAGCATCGATTCTGAGCTATTTTTCTGCAATAGATTCCTTAGCTTTTTGTCTCCGATTGGTTCGGGTCCGTAAGCTGAATTCAAATCCAATCGGTTGTCTACCGTGGAAATTTTCACAGTGTTTGATGTTGATGCTGGTGATACATGAATAATTGCTCTTTGCATCGGGGCCTTGACTACATGATTTTCATTTAAACTTGGAGTCGCAAGGTGCGGGTTAACTGTAGCTGGCGGTGGGCCACCCACATAGCACGAGTCATATGTATTGCCATCTAAACAGAGGAGATTCATTTCTTAAAACGTACGTATTTTGAATAGTATACCTACTATAAGTGACAAACATATTTGACTGCTCCTCCTTCACTTTACTTTGATGCTTCCATGCTCGTCCAATGTCTTCTTGCTTTTGAGGCTTTGTTGGCAAAGGGATCTTGTTCTGTTCACGTCTCTGCCTTAGTGCCGAACGGTTATCCTTGGCTTTTTGTAAAAACGGAGCCTTTTTTTCGTTGCACAAGGAGCGCCATCTTTTCAGAATCTGCTTACAGCGATCGTTCCAATTCGGAAACAAATCCTTTATATTCGGATGCTCAGTATTTGCATATAGTACAGCCGAAATGGTGGCCATAAGACCAAGATCTTTAACAAGAAATACGGTatatatattgaaaataagATGTATAATGAATGGCTTTACCCTCGTCCTTGCGCATTTTTTCAGCTGTTTTCTGTGTCCCAGCATTCAAACTTTCCGTGACGGGCTCCACAGGCTTAGGCTCTTCTTCGACTCTCTTTTCGGTCTGCAAACACACCTGAGCCATCATGCTTTGCATTTTCTGCTTATTCGCATTCTTTGCACTCAAGAGATCCGGCTGTGAGTGATAGTGTAGCTGCTGAGCGGGATTAGACACCACATTCCCCGGCAAATATATCTGATTGTGGAACTTCTGATCCGGGACAATCTGTTGAGGCACAGCGTAGTTATCCACCAAGACAACGGGTGATTCCCttcaaatataaaaaaaaagtagAAGTTTGCCTCACCAAAATTGGAAGTATCCGCTTACCTCATTGGCTTTTCCATATTTTCAGATGATGTAACCGAATTTACAGACGTATTCATACCGTCTAACTCTGAAATATTTGGCGATGCCAAGGAATCTAATGGATTCCTGCTGGCCAGCATAGTATTCGATAAATCTGATTGTGAAGGATCTGTGAATAGAATATTAACTGACGCATTAAAAATTGCATCCCCAAATAACAGCAATAGCTCGTTTATTTACCAAAAACGTTTGCTGTAGATCCATTCGCTGTTTTCGGCTGTAGTCCTGGTCCAATGGATATTTGCTCTGTCAAGGCATTTTTATTTTCAGGTTGATTTTTCTCAGCTTTCACCTTCTTCAACGACTTTGCAGCACTCTTATTCACCAGTGACGCCTCCTGATCGAGGCTTATGCCTTCGACACGCGTAAAATACATTTTCATTGATGCGTCTATTTCATCAGAAGAGTCCGATTCTCCTAGCACTAGCTCGCCAGATTCCAATAGAGGCTTTCCAAAAAAGGCTTCTTGCAAGTACGGTGGATATGCTTCGATTAGCTTATTTTTCTGCTTTTTGcgtataattttctttttcttgtCCATAACCATAATCGCATTCAGCTGGTCGGCCACTGGTGTATCTTCACTGTCCTTTTTCAGAGCTCGATTGCGAACTGAGAACCCACCAATGCCTAATTTTTGTAAGTTGCGCTGCCGTTTCTTGCGCAAAATATGCACACCTTCGTCATTTGTGGTAATGGTGAAACCTTCAGGAATGGGATTCTCCGTGCCATCCCAGACCATGCCGTCTTTGTACTTCTCACTCTGAGCTTCCTCAGCAGTCGCAGCATCACCTTTAGAGTCCTTGCCATTGCCAATGGTTTGTCGCATCTTTCTCTTGCGTTTGATCTCAGTGGATAGGGACTTTATCATGGTTAATCCATTTTCACTCAGGCATACACCGTCTATCCAATGAATAGCTTCTGGAGTGCTCTCGACCAGATCACTTGACAAAGTCATTTGGCCTTGATCCGAGCCACTTGCATTCTTTCCTTCTGCCCCACCCGCTCCGCTGCCTGGATGAGCTGAAACCTTATTggtctgtgtctgtgttgAGCTACCGGGTTTTCCATCATTTAATGATAACGGCGGCTTTCCAGCGCAACGACATTTCAAGCACTTGTACACGTTTTGGTCATAGTACTCAATAGTGAGCTGAACGTTTATAGAGTCACACAGGAAATGCGACCAGAGCTCACAGGTTTCACATTGAATTATCATTTCCCCAGTACTGTAAGGATTCCGACACACTGAACACGACGATTGGCTGGTACATAAGGGGCACTCCGGCATGTTGGAGTCGCCATAATCACTCTTTTCCGTGGGATTCAGCCCGCACTTTTGGCACAGCCTACAGAAGGAACACTTCCAGTTGCCAGAGGGAACTGTCTCCAGTGGGGGATCGACACAATATATGTGGTATGAAATGTCACATTCATCGCACAGAAGAAGCCGAGCTTCGTCATTTTTCTTCCCACATCCCTCGCAGACCGTACAGTCCAGGCAACGCCAGCCCTTCTGTAGAATTCCCTTGGAAGGCTTGACACTGGCACAATACGAGTGATAGCATTGGCCGCACTGGGCACAGGTGATCATTACCGAGTCACTTTCAATACCCAATGAACCGCACATCACGCAAATATCCTGATTCAGCGTGAACTTGTCGCGAGTAGAGCATAATACCATCTTCTTGTCGCTGGTTAGGTCAGCATCCATGTTTCGATTTGCATAACGATCTCTTGACAGGTTTGGCAGCACAATCGCCCGTCCTTTGCCACGCGTGCTGCgctttttgtttatttgcgaGAGTACGCCCATGCGATGGAGAAATTTTCCACTCTTTCCTCGTACGTTTGACAGACACATCTTCTTCTTCCCAGTGGGGGGCATCTTCTGAACATCATCAGTGGACACATCCGCAATAGGCTTGGATTCTAAGGGATCAACAAGTTCTAGGTCTTTTACACTTAACTGCTCTGCTGAGGAGTCCATGGCAGTTAACACGATCGAGTCAATCAGCTGTTGAGGCTGGGCAGGGCCAGAAGAATTTTGCTTACAGTTCGGACAGATGTAATCATAGTCAGgattttgttcttttttcttgtGGTAAGCCGTAAGGTCTGCTTCTTCATCACATGTACTGTGCACAAACCTAAAAAAGAATGCATACATAAATGTACAATACGAAACAATGCAGGACACGACTCAATGCTTTAAACATACTTGTGGCACCAGCTACATTTAACCATTTCCTTATGTGATGCTGCTCTATATGCTTTTTGACAAAACGGGCATGAAAATCCTTTATTTCGCTGTTGATAACAAGAATCGCAGATGGTGTAGTGGCTATGCCAACGAGAGGAGCTACCACCACCGGGAGTTCTGGATCCACAGTCTGTGCAGACTCGACAGCGctaaaatattaaaatgtCATACCAGCATGCATATGAACATATATATTAACATCCTACTTACATTGCATTTCCATCCATATTTCGGAATTGCTGAGATTACGGGTCGAAAACACGAGGCGTGATATATCTTTTGACACTGCTCACATTTGACGTATTTCAAATCATTCGAGTCTTGCTGTCGACAAATTTGGCATTTTGTACAGCGAGCGCAGTTCCATCCAGAACGAGTGTCTGCAAAAAAAGCGGCACGGAATGAGAAAAGAATCAGAGCTGAAGTAAGAACATTACCTGGCAGATTGGCCAAGCCGATGCAGGTGGAATGGAAATGATCTCCACAGGTGCTACACATTATCAGCTTCGATAGATCCCCCAACGAAGAACATGATAGACACTCAACGTTATTGTCACTACCTACAGTGCGACAAATTTATGATTTATAGAACAATTTATCGTTCAACAGTCAAGGGATGGTTACTAATCCTTAAATCTTACATATTAAAGGCACTTGGCTCAAATGCTCAATGCAAAATACTGTAAAGCTCTCCAATATTAACAGACATCCGGCGGCAGCGGCACACGGCCAGTGATGCACTTGGCGGCAATTCATCTTGCAATTGATGGAGGCTCCATATCGACCGCAGAAGTTGCATTTCTGTTTTAAGAACTCGCCAATATGGTTCACAAAATACGCGGCATCTGAGTCGGCTATCTGGCTTTTACGCAATGACCACATTACACACATTCGATGCACATAAACGAATCCTTCGTCGAGGAACTTTGAAGGATGCACGACCTCCGCCTGCCCGATTTTGTCCAATTCATAGTTGCTCTCGGCAGTGCAAGCCGCTTCCTCTTTGGATCCATAATACGATCGACTCCCATCTTCTGTGAGCCGATCAGGTGGATATTCATCTTTTATGTCAGCGGGAGCCTTTAGTTGGAGAATCGTCCCCTGGCCCAAGGCACTTCTTTCTCCGAGATTGCATAAACAGCACACCTTTCCCGGAAACTGTTCTGGCGAATATGGAAGTTCATCGCCCACCGCAGGCTTCTCCTCAGCGTTCACCACCACGTTTGTAttcatttattttattaattcCTTGCGCTTAATGTAAAAAACAACATAAATTCGCCGCTTTTATTTTGTATACATTAATTTAATGTTGTTGGGTCGTTCATGAACGAACTAAATAAGTTCACCTGTGGGTTACCTTAGCTCATAATAATATTTCATCTATTTCGTATTCGGTAGAGTGTTACTATCTAGATGGATGCCTCAGcactaaataaataattttctccaataaattaatcaattttctataagATTGGCTAATTGTCAGTACTTCTCTTTATTGGACTGTAAATAAAATATggtttcaacaaaaaaaatcaaacaaaGTTTCTACAAAATTAACGTTTCTACATGGTAGTACAAGTTTTGCTACATAGCAACTACATATTCATGTCATTATCAACATGTCTATATAGAAAAAGTACGGTCGAGGTGGACTATTCTTCAAGTTAAGGCAGTGAGACGAGTTATAAAAACCGTATGGGAGAAGGATGCAATGTGAGCGGGAAAAATATATGCGTTGGTTTAGATATGTTCTGTTGGTTTTTGGCTAATCTAAATCAGTTGCGCGTGTTGGAAAACATATTTTTGGCACAAAAGAATCACAGCTTCTTCACTAATACCACTGGG is part of the Drosophila miranda strain MSH22 chromosome Y unlocalized genomic scaffold, D.miranda_PacBio2.1 Contig_Y1_pilon, whole genome shotgun sequence genome and harbors:
- the LOC117189367 gene encoding histone-lysine N-methyltransferase 2C-like → MNTNVVVNAEEKPAVGDELPYSPEQFPGKVCCLCNLGERSALGQGTILQLKAPADIKDEYPPDRLTEDGSRSYYGSKEEAACTAESNYELDKIGQAEVVHPSKFLDEGFVYVHRMCVMWSLRKSQIADSDAAYFVNHIGEFLKQKCNFCGRYGASINCKMNCRQVHHWPCAAAAGCLLILESFTVFCIEHLSQVPLICSDNNVECLSCSSLGDLSKLIMCSTCGDHFHSTCIGLANLPDTRSGWNCARCTKCQICRQQDSNDLKYVKCEQCQKIYHASCFRPVISAIPKYGWKCNRCRVCTDCGSRTPGGGSSSRWHSHYTICDSCYQQRNKGFSCPFCQKAYRAASHKEMVKCSWCHKFVHSTCDEEADLTAYHKKKEQNPDYDYICPNCKQNSSGPAQPQQLIDSIVLTAMDSSAEQLSVKDLELVDPLESKPIADVSTDDVQKMPPTGKKKMCLSNVRGKSGKFLHRMGVLSQINKKRSTRGKGRAIVLPNLSRDRYANRNMDADLTSDKKMVLCSTRDKFTLNQDICVMCGSLGIESDSVMITCAQCGQCYHSYCASVKPSKGILQKGWRCLDCTVCEGCGKKNDEARLLLCDECDISYHIYCVDPPLETVPSGNWKCSFCRLCQKCGLNPTEKSDYGDSNMPECPLCTSQSSCSVCRNPYSTGEMIIQCETCELWSHFLCDSINVQLTIEYYDQNVYKCLKCRCAGKPPLSLNDGKPGSSTQTQTNKVSAHPGSGAGGAEGKNASGSDQGQMTLSSDLVESTPEAIHWIDGVCLSENGLTMIKSLSTEIKRKRKMRQTIGNGKDSKGDAATAEEAQSEKYKDGMVWDGTENPIPEGFTITTNDEGVHILRKKRQRNLQKLGIGGFSVRNRALKKDSEDTPVADQLNAIMVMDKKKKIIRKKQKNKLIEAYPPYLQEAFFGKPLLESGELVLGESDSSDEIDASMKMYFTRVEGISLDQEASLVNKSAAKSLKKVKAEKNQPENKNALTEQISIGPGLQPKTANGSTANVFDPSQSDLSNTMLASRNPLDSLASPNISELDGMNTSVNSVTSSENMEKPMRESPVVLVDNYAVPQQIVPDQKFHNQIYLPGNVVSNPAQQLHYHSQPDLLSAKNANKQKMQSMMAQVCLQTEKRVEEEPKPVEPVTESLNAGTQKTAEKMRKDEDLGLMATISAVLYANTEHPNIKDLFPNWNDRCKQILKRWRSLCNEKKAPFLQKAKDNRSALRQRREQNKIPLPTKPQKQEDIGRAWKHQSKVKEEQSNMFVTYNGNTYDSCYVGGPPPATVNPHLATPSLNENHVVKAPMQRAIIHVSPASTSNTVKISTVDNRLDLNSAYGPEPIGDKKLRNLLQKNSSESMLMGPNSELFLQNDVLRLGMMSNTPLTQNNPMLSVTGKAPPTDGRSLDQDVKMNESQEGTASVVELENVGFGDLLGGLGEGDDDDLLKSLTSEIGDDFNILEYADPELDVNVLNTLDFDDNEKCSA